One genomic segment of bacterium BMS3Abin08 includes these proteins:
- the tagH gene encoding teichoic acids export ATP-binding protein TagH — translation MIKLQDISVKYRLIRERPKTFQEHVINYLRGKRIDVEILWALKGITLDVREGEALGVIGHNGAGKSTLLKIISGVMKPSEGVRVVNGKIAPLIELGAGFDHELTGRENIYLNASILGFSRREIEEKYESIIDFSEIRDFINTPLKNYSSGMIARLGFSIATEVDPDILIVDEVLAVGDAHFKKKSKERMLDFRKRKITILFVSHSMEDVKNLCDRVLWLDHGKLKMIGESGRVIKEYQQQK, via the coding sequence ATGATAAAACTTCAGGATATATCGGTTAAATACAGACTCATAAGGGAACGTCCCAAGACGTTTCAGGAACACGTCATTAATTATTTAAGAGGGAAGAGGATAGATGTCGAGATACTCTGGGCATTAAAAGGGATAACACTCGATGTTAGAGAAGGAGAAGCATTAGGCGTCATCGGTCATAACGGGGCTGGAAAGAGCACACTTCTGAAGATTATATCCGGTGTTATGAAACCCTCAGAGGGGGTTAGGGTCGTTAATGGAAAGATAGCCCCCCTGATCGAGCTTGGTGCAGGATTCGATCACGAGCTTACAGGAAGAGAAAATATTTATCTCAATGCCTCGATTCTCGGTTTTTCCAGAAGGGAGATTGAAGAGAAATATGAAAGTATTATAGATTTCTCAGAGATAAGAGACTTTATTAATACACCATTGAAGAACTACTCCTCTGGAATGATTGCACGGCTGGGTTTCTCCATCGCAACAGAGGTAGATCCTGATATCCTGATAGTGGATGAAGTCCTTGCCGTCGGGGATGCCCATTTCAAGAAAAAGAGCAAAGAGAGGATGCTGGATTTCAGAAAGAGAAAAATTACAATACTCTTTGTCTCACATAGTATGGAGGATGTTAAAAATCTCTGTGATAGAGTTTTATGGTTAGACCATGGTAAGTTGAAGATGATCGGCGAGTCTGGAAGAGTAATTAAAGAATATCAGCAGCAAAAATGA
- the kpsM gene encoding polysialic acid transport protein KpsM — protein sequence MPLLSEFKEIYSYRELLRNLVIRDIKKRYKRSALGFLWVMLDPLLMMIVFYVVFAGLFGRTVGNYTAYVISGITMWQLFAQATKVASLAFVQNRNLISKIYLPKSIFPISVVVSSLVHFIFSLAPLFLLIVFSGTALSGDVVFIPLVVGLIFIFSLGISLMIATLAVFFHDVTYIYDVLLMAWMYLSVIFYPVSILPGRFQTLMSFNPVYHYISLFRACLYDSTIPKTEHFVLGLFFALLSFSIGWTIYYKSRDRIIFYL from the coding sequence ATGCCATTACTTTCGGAGTTTAAAGAGATTTATTCATACAGGGAGCTCTTAAGGAATCTTGTAATACGTGACATTAAAAAGAGGTATAAAAGATCAGCGCTTGGTTTCCTCTGGGTAATGCTTGACCCTCTTTTGATGATGATAGTTTTTTATGTTGTTTTTGCAGGCCTGTTTGGCAGGACTGTTGGGAACTACACGGCATATGTCATATCAGGCATTACCATGTGGCAGCTTTTTGCTCAGGCTACGAAGGTTGCGTCATTGGCATTTGTCCAAAATCGCAACCTTATTAGCAAGATTTATCTGCCTAAATCAATCTTCCCGATATCGGTAGTTGTCTCTTCTTTGGTGCATTTTATATTCTCCCTTGCACCTCTATTCCTGCTTATTGTTTTCTCAGGAACCGCCCTGTCCGGCGATGTTGTGTTTATCCCCTTGGTTGTCGGCCTTATCTTTATCTTCTCTCTCGGTATATCCCTCATGATTGCCACCCTTGCTGTTTTCTTCCATGACGTTACATATATTTATGATGTGCTGTTAATGGCATGGATGTATCTGTCTGTGATATTTTATCCTGTCTCCATTCTGCCGGGGAGGTTCCAGACTCTTATGTCCTTTAACCCTGTTTATCATTATATATCTCTCTTCAGGGCGTGCTTATATGACAGTACAATACCAAAGACGGAACACTTTGTACTTGGTTTGTTTTTTGCTTTGCTATCTTTCTCGATAGGCTGGACTATTTATTATAAGAGCAGAGACAGGATAATATTTTATCTATGA
- the mqnD gene encoding 1,4-dihydroxy-6-naphtoate synthase produces the protein MDKQLSLSLGYSPCPNDTFSFYALTHGKIPSGTVSFRETLNDVEALNRMAMRGTLDITKVSYHAAGLLLDRYCLLRSGSALGRGCGPLLIAREAVETDTLRGKRIAIPGRLTTAFLLLSLFDRGLTENVIPMTFDRVMEEVERGNADAGLIIHEGRFTFRSRGLVELMDLGQWWEETSGLPIPLGGMAARRTLGPEVLNETGKMIRESILYAHKNPEETMGYIRSHAREMDRDVIMDHIGLYVNNFSIDMGEDGKTAVKELISRAVAAGLFPETDMPIFCDEAR, from the coding sequence GTGGATAAGCAACTGAGCCTGAGTCTTGGTTATTCCCCGTGTCCAAACGACACATTCAGCTTTTATGCCCTCACTCATGGGAAGATCCCATCCGGTACCGTATCTTTCAGGGAAACCCTCAATGATGTGGAAGCCCTTAACCGGATGGCCATGAGGGGGACACTCGACATAACCAAGGTCTCCTATCATGCAGCCGGTCTCCTCCTTGATAGATACTGTCTGTTACGGTCAGGCAGCGCCCTCGGCAGGGGATGCGGTCCCCTTCTCATTGCCAGGGAAGCCGTAGAGACAGACACCCTCAGGGGAAAGAGGATCGCCATCCCCGGGAGGCTCACAACAGCCTTCCTCCTTCTCAGTCTTTTTGACAGAGGGCTTACTGAAAACGTCATACCCATGACCTTTGACAGGGTTATGGAAGAGGTAGAGAGAGGCAATGCCGATGCCGGTTTGATTATCCATGAAGGGAGGTTCACTTTCCGCTCCCGCGGACTTGTCGAGTTGATGGACCTCGGGCAGTGGTGGGAAGAGACTTCGGGTCTCCCCATCCCCCTTGGTGGCATGGCTGCCAGAAGGACTCTTGGCCCAGAGGTACTGAATGAGACAGGGAAAATGATCAGAGAGAGCATCCTCTATGCACATAAAAACCCGGAAGAGACAATGGGGTATATAAGAAGCCATGCCCGGGAGATGGACAGGGACGTGATAATGGATCATATCGGCCTTTACGTGAATAACTTCAGTATAGATATGGGAGAGGATGGGAAAACGGCTGTTAAGGAATTGATATCCCGGGCAGTGGCAGCAGGGCTTTTTCCTGAAACGGACATGCCCATCTTCTGCGATGAAGCACGCTGA
- a CDS encoding peptidase family M54 yields MWFQEAERIYLVPIGKIQWWLLEETKDPLQELFGKEVFIHNGIDFPYELVSRDREQLHSTRLIETLVGLGLRGLVLGITDYDLYVPGLNFVFGEADPIEGTGVISVKRLKKQFQEDDVDQGVLIERTIKEAVHEMGHLFGLKHCPASHCAMHFSDTVEDTDGKEKAFCEACNMTLAQIIKDSGS; encoded by the coding sequence ATGTGGTTTCAGGAAGCTGAAAGGATTTATCTGGTTCCCATTGGAAAGATCCAGTGGTGGCTCCTTGAAGAAACAAAGGACCCCCTGCAGGAACTATTCGGAAAGGAAGTCTTCATTCACAACGGGATTGACTTTCCATATGAACTTGTCAGCAGGGATCGAGAGCAGCTTCATTCAACACGCCTTATAGAGACACTCGTCGGGCTCGGCCTAAGAGGACTCGTCCTCGGGATAACAGACTACGACCTCTATGTGCCGGGGTTGAACTTTGTCTTCGGTGAGGCTGACCCCATTGAAGGGACGGGTGTAATCTCCGTTAAAAGGCTCAAGAAGCAGTTCCAGGAGGACGATGTTGATCAAGGGGTCCTTATTGAAAGGACAATTAAAGAGGCAGTCCATGAAATGGGACACCTCTTTGGCCTCAAGCACTGTCCTGCATCTCACTGCGCCATGCACTTTTCAGATACGGTAGAGGATACCGACGGAAAAGAGAAGGCATTCTGTGAGGCATGCAACATGACTTTGGCTCAAATCATAAAAGACTCCGGGTCTTAA
- the fas6 gene encoding LOG family protein ORF6 in fasciation locus translates to MEDLQHSETWRVFRIQSELVEGFETLHNLGPAVSVFGSSRLGPGTYYYEKAVELGRMLSEDGFAVITGGGPGIMEGANKGAKMGKGKSVGLNIEIPREQIPNEHQDISLHFRYFFIRKLMFVKYAIAFIIFPGGFGTLDETFEALTLAQTKKIGPFPIILFGREYWEGLIAWFREEPLSHGTLSEEDLSNFALIDNLDEISALMNRHRRTCDTRSPSYDIEGGDSVQNPPWKAPG, encoded by the coding sequence ATGGAGGATCTTCAGCACTCTGAAACGTGGCGTGTATTCAGGATCCAGTCTGAACTTGTTGAGGGATTTGAGACGCTTCACAACCTGGGGCCTGCCGTTTCGGTCTTCGGGAGTTCACGCCTTGGCCCCGGAACCTATTACTATGAAAAGGCGGTTGAACTCGGAAGGATGTTATCCGAGGACGGGTTTGCCGTGATCACCGGCGGCGGTCCCGGAATCATGGAGGGTGCCAACAAAGGTGCGAAGATGGGAAAAGGGAAATCAGTAGGTCTGAATATTGAGATCCCCCGTGAACAGATCCCCAACGAACACCAGGACATCTCTCTCCATTTCAGGTACTTCTTCATCAGGAAACTTATGTTTGTGAAGTATGCCATAGCCTTTATTATCTTCCCCGGGGGCTTCGGCACCCTTGACGAGACCTTTGAGGCACTGACCCTTGCCCAGACAAAAAAGATCGGGCCCTTTCCCATAATTCTCTTTGGACGGGAGTACTGGGAGGGTCTGATTGCCTGGTTCCGGGAGGAACCCCTCTCCCATGGAACACTCTCGGAGGAGGACCTGTCAAACTTCGCCCTTATCGATAATCTGGATGAGATTTCCGCCCTGATGAACAGGCACCGCAGGACCTGTGATACCCGTAGTCCATCGTATGACATTGAAGGTGGTGATTCAGTGCAAAATCCTCCCTGGAAGGCTCCCGGTTAA